Genomic DNA from Rickettsiales bacterium:
AAGCATACCCCTAAGAAATTAACATAAAATTAATGAAGATGCAATTATAATTTCCCTTACTATTATAAATAATCTAATTTACCCAGCTGAAAAAATCTCTATTAAGAGGCTATGAAATTTAGTCTTACCTCACAATTTAAGCCGGCTGGGGATCAGCCAAAGGCGATAGATGCACTTACTAATGGCCTTAAACAAGGCCTCAGCGACCAAGTCTTGCTTGGTGTTACTGGCAGTGGTAAAACTTTTACGGCTGCAAATATTATCCAAAATATCGGCAAACCAGCCTTGATAATGGCTCACAATAAAACCCTCGCTGCCCAATTATATGCGGAGTTTAAGGAGTTCTTTCCGAATAATGCGGTGGAGTATTTTGTTTCATATTATGATTATTACCAGCCTGAAGCCTATATCGCTAAAACCGATACTTATATTGAGAAGGATTCCGCCATTAATGAGCAGATTGATAGAATGCGACACTCCGCAACTCGTGCTTTGCTTGAACGCAAAGATGTTGTAGTGGTCTCCTCAGTTTCTTGCATTTATGGTTTAGGCTCGCCAGAGCTTTATTTGCAGATGTCTTTCAAGATTAAAAAATCAGAACGCTATTCAATGCGAGAAATTGCGAATCGCCTTATTGAAATTCAGTATTCTAGAAATGATAATAATTTTATCCGTGGCACCTTCCGCATTAAAGGTGATGTTCTTGATATCTTCCCCTCTCACTATGAAGATGTAGCTTGGCGTGTGAGCTTTTGGGGTGATGATATTGAAGAAATTTATGAGTTTGACTCGCTAACTGGTAAGAGAATTCAAAACCTTGATGAAATAACTATTTTCGCAAATTCGCACCATGTAACACCACGCCCAACGCTTTTACAGGCGGTTGATTTAATCAAAATAGAGCTTCAAGAACGAATCAAATATTTTGAGAAGCATAATAAACTTGTTGAAGCACAACGCATTAAGCAGCGCACGGAATTTGATATTGAGATGATTCTTGAAACTGGCACTTGCAAAGGAATTGAGAATTATTCTCGCTATTTAAGTGGCAGAAAAGAAGGTGAGCCACCGCCAACTCTGTTTGAGTATTTGCCTCAAGATTCCCTTTTATTTATTGATGAAAGCCACGTTACCACCCCACAAATTGGTGGAATGTATAATGGCGATAGGGCAAGGAAAATTAATCTGGTGGAACATGGCTTCCGCCTTCCTTCTGCACTTGATAACCGCCCTCTAAAATTTGAGGAGTGGAATAGAATGCGTCCGCAAACCATCTATGTTTCGGCTACCCCTGCTAAATATGAACTTGAGCTAACTGGTGGTAAATTTGTTGAGCAAATTATCCGCCCTACAGGCCTTATTGATCCTGAAATTATTATCAAGCCTTGCACTAATCAAGTTGATGATATTATCTCTGAAAGTAAAGAAGTTATTGCCAAAGGATTTAGGGTTTTAATCACTACGCTAACCAAGAAAATGGCTGAGGATTTAAGCGAATATATGCAAGAAATCGGAATGAAAGTAACTTACTTACATTCTGATATTGATACAATTGAAAGGGTTGAAATTATTAGAAATCTTCGCTTAGGTGAGGTTGATGTTCTGGTTGGAATAAATTTACTCCGTGAGGGTTTAGATATTCCAGAATGTGGTTTAGTGGGAATTTTAGATGGTGATAAAGCTGGCTTTTTACGCTCTGAAACCTCACTAATTCAAACTATTGGCCGTGCTGCAAGAAATTCCGAAAGTAAAGTTTTACTTTATGCAGATGTGATGACTGATGCTATAAAAAAAGCTGTTAGTGAAACCGAAAGACGCAGAAAAATTCAGCAAGAACATAATATTAAAAATAATATAACTCCGAAAACAATTTTGAAAAATATCTCAAATGCAATTCAAGATGAAAAGAAAATAAAAGAAAAAGAGGATAAAGAAAAATCCAAAAAAGCGAGCAAAATTATTTCACTTGATGAGCTTCGCAAAAAGATGAAAGAAGCCGCCGCCAACCTTGACTTTGAAAAGGCCGCCGAATTCCGCGACATCATCAAAGAACGAGAAAAATTAGAGGTTTTTAGTTAAGCAATTGCTCTTTTTTCTTGATTAATAATTGATTTGATTTCTTCAGTTACTTCATCAATAGATTTTGTGCCGTTAATAGCAAAATGCAAACCTTTAGATTTATAATAAGGTAGAACTGGCGCGGTTTGCTCCCAATAAGTTTTTAACCTCTTGGTAAAAACCTCAGGGTTATCATCTGCTCTTGGTTGTTCACCTTTTGCGATTGCTTCTTTTTTGCGGTTCTCACTTCTTTTTAGAAGTTCAGAATCTGGCACTTGAATTTCAATTACATAATCAATTTTTTTGCCAGAATTATTAAGCATAACATCGAGTGCTTCAGCTTGCGTAACAGTTCTCGGGAAACCATCTAACATAAAGCCATTTTTGCAATCAGGCAGAGAAATTCTATTTTCAATCATAGCGATAATGATTCTATCAGAAACTAAACCGCCTTCTTTCATAATTTTCTCAGCGAGAACTCCTAAATCACTTTTTGATGCAACTTCCGCACGAAGCATATCGCCAGTTGATAGCTGAGGGATATTATATATATTAGTTAAAATACCTGCTTGCGTGCCTTTGCCTGCACCTGGTGGGCCAAATAAAATAAGATTTTTTGACATAATTATATTTTATGTTTATGGTTGTTATTT
This window encodes:
- the uvrB gene encoding excinuclease ABC subunit UvrB, whose product is MKFSLTSQFKPAGDQPKAIDALTNGLKQGLSDQVLLGVTGSGKTFTAANIIQNIGKPALIMAHNKTLAAQLYAEFKEFFPNNAVEYFVSYYDYYQPEAYIAKTDTYIEKDSAINEQIDRMRHSATRALLERKDVVVVSSVSCIYGLGSPELYLQMSFKIKKSERYSMREIANRLIEIQYSRNDNNFIRGTFRIKGDVLDIFPSHYEDVAWRVSFWGDDIEEIYEFDSLTGKRIQNLDEITIFANSHHVTPRPTLLQAVDLIKIELQERIKYFEKHNKLVEAQRIKQRTEFDIEMILETGTCKGIENYSRYLSGRKEGEPPPTLFEYLPQDSLLFIDESHVTTPQIGGMYNGDRARKINLVEHGFRLPSALDNRPLKFEEWNRMRPQTIYVSATPAKYELELTGGKFVEQIIRPTGLIDPEIIIKPCTNQVDDIISESKEVIAKGFRVLITTLTKKMAEDLSEYMQEIGMKVTYLHSDIDTIERVEIIRNLRLGEVDVLVGINLLREGLDIPECGLVGILDGDKAGFLRSETSLIQTIGRAARNSESKVLLYADVMTDAIKKAVSETERRRKIQQEHNIKNNITPKTILKNISNAIQDEKKIKEKEDKEKSKKASKIISLDELRKKMKEAAANLDFEKAAEFRDIIKEREKLEVFS
- a CDS encoding adenylate kinase; translated protein: MSKNLILFGPPGAGKGTQAGILTNIYNIPQLSTGDMLRAEVASKSDLGVLAEKIMKEGGLVSDRIIIAMIENRISLPDCKNGFMLDGFPRTVTQAEALDVMLNNSGKKIDYVIEIQVPDSELLKRSENRKKEAIAKGEQPRADDNPEVFTKRLKTYWEQTAPVLPYYKSKGLHFAINGTKSIDEVTEEIKSIINQEKRAIA